The Pseudomonadota bacterium genome has a window encoding:
- the hemF gene encoding oxygen-dependent coproporphyrinogen oxidase, with protein MNDWTDQKTRANTWFKSLRDDICAEFEAIEREAGSDASFSYNEWDREDGDGTPGGGGRSGLIKGKVFEKAGVNVSMVEGRFSEDFAKQIHGAGDDPRFFATGISLVAHMANPHVPNVHMNTRFLVTQKAWFGGGADLNPALPKEQDTADFHARMQAACDAHDPGYYVEYKKWADDYFYIPHRKVHRGVGGIFYDHLECDGEDSFERNFAFTQDVGRAFLDIFPKLVRRRMGSEFTMEDRNQQLVYRGRYAEFNLVYDRGTIFGLKTGGNIDAILMSLPPLAIWE; from the coding sequence ATGAACGACTGGACCGATCAGAAGACACGGGCAAATACCTGGTTCAAAAGCCTGCGCGACGACATTTGCGCCGAATTCGAGGCGATTGAGCGCGAGGCCGGGAGCGATGCCAGTTTCAGTTATAATGAATGGGATCGCGAGGATGGCGACGGCACGCCGGGCGGTGGCGGCCGCAGCGGACTGATCAAGGGCAAGGTATTCGAGAAGGCCGGGGTCAATGTGTCAATGGTCGAAGGCAGGTTCAGCGAGGACTTCGCCAAACAGATTCACGGTGCCGGGGATGATCCGCGCTTCTTTGCCACCGGTATCTCGCTGGTCGCGCATATGGCCAATCCGCATGTACCCAATGTCCATATGAACACCCGCTTCCTGGTGACGCAAAAGGCGTGGTTTGGCGGCGGTGCCGATCTCAACCCGGCGCTGCCCAAAGAGCAAGACACCGCCGATTTTCACGCCCGTATGCAGGCCGCCTGCGACGCGCACGACCCGGGCTATTATGTCGAGTATAAAAAATGGGCCGATGATTATTTCTATATCCCGCACCGCAAGGTACATCGCGGCGTCGGTGGTATTTTCTACGATCATCTGGAATGCGATGGCGAAGACAGCTTCGAGCGCAACTTCGCCTTCACCCAGGATGTCGGCCGCGCCTTTCTCGACATCTTCCCAAAGCTGGTGCGGCGGCGCATGGGCAGCGAATTCACCATGGAGGACCGCAACCAGCAGCTTGTCTATCGCGGCCGCTATGCCGAGTTCAATCTGGTTTATGATCGCGGTACGATTTTCGGTCTCAAGACCGGCGGCAATATCGATGCCATTTTGATGAGCCTGCCGCCGCTGGCGATCTGGGAATAG
- a CDS encoding GNAT family N-acetyltransferase: MVDSKEPVPPGHIASVITHLEMHARPAPIAKRDARLRLEHWQDVSRQRYSDLFRRVGAPWLWFSRLTMPDAALQAILTDPKIMLHAIRDDRGSLCGILELDFRISPACEIVYLGLTPDYTGQGHGEWLMSETLRLAWRDNITRVWLRTCTLDHPAALGFYRKHGFVPFKQEVEIYPDPRLTGHLPRDAAPQIPIITQQ, from the coding sequence ATGGTTGACAGCAAGGAGCCTGTGCCACCAGGGCATATCGCTTCGGTGATTACCCATTTGGAAATGCATGCACGGCCTGCGCCAATAGCGAAACGAGATGCCCGGTTGCGGCTGGAGCATTGGCAAGACGTTTCACGCCAACGCTATAGCGACCTTTTCCGGCGTGTCGGCGCGCCATGGTTGTGGTTCAGCAGACTGACGATGCCCGACGCTGCGCTGCAAGCGATACTGACCGACCCAAAGATCATGCTGCATGCAATCCGGGATGATAGGGGCAGCTTGTGCGGCATATTGGAGCTTGATTTTCGTATCTCACCAGCCTGCGAGATTGTCTATCTCGGCCTGACGCCTGACTATACCGGTCAGGGTCATGGTGAGTGGCTGATGTCGGAGACGCTGCGGCTGGCCTGGCGCGATAATATCACAAGAGTCTGGCTGCGCACCTGCACCCTCGACCATCCCGCCGCACTGGGCTTTTACCGCAAACACGGATTTGTGCCGTTCAAACAGGAAGTCGAGATTTACCCCGATCCGCGGCTCACCGGTCACTTGCCGCGCGACGCGGCACCGCAAATCCCGATCATCACCCAGCAGTAA
- the lipB gene encoding lipoyl(octanoyl) transferase LipB, whose translation MSNATIDHADAANNIGLQDAAAHLPQWQVSPGLTGYPQALEAMTARNLAVQRGDAHELIWLLEHPPLYTAGTSADPDELLSQSFPVFETGRGGRHTYHGPGQRVGYLMLDLNRRGRDIRCFVHALEGWVIAALGDFDVAARRAEGRVGIWVDRPDGREAKIGAIGIRVRKWVTMHGFAVNIDPTLDHFSGIVPCGISEYPVTSLRALGKDTNMADFDAALQRHLPAFLAKLDKAGANNAAKGQCR comes from the coding sequence ATGAGCAACGCCACCATCGACCATGCAGATGCGGCCAACAATATCGGGCTGCAGGACGCAGCCGCGCATCTGCCGCAATGGCAGGTCAGCCCGGGCCTGACCGGCTATCCGCAGGCGCTGGAAGCGATGACCGCACGCAATCTGGCGGTGCAGCGGGGTGATGCGCATGAGCTGATCTGGCTGCTCGAACATCCACCGCTTTATACCGCCGGTACCAGCGCCGACCCCGATGAACTGCTGAGCCAGAGCTTTCCGGTGTTCGAGACCGGGCGCGGCGGGCGCCACACCTATCACGGGCCGGGTCAGCGTGTCGGCTATCTGATGCTTGATCTGAACCGGCGCGGGCGCGATATACGCTGCTTCGTACATGCGCTTGAAGGCTGGGTCATTGCGGCACTGGGCGATTTCGATGTTGCTGCACGTCGCGCCGAGGGCCGCGTCGGCATCTGGGTGGACAGACCCGATGGCCGTGAGGCCAAAATCGGCGCCATCGGCATCCGCGTGCGCAAATGGGTGACGATGCACGGCTTTGCCGTCAACATCGACCCGACGCTCGACCATTTTTCCGGCATTGTCCCCTGTGGTATCAGCGAATATCCGGTGACCAGCCTGCGAGCCTTGGGCAAGGATACAAATATGGCCGATTTCGATGCGGCGCTGCAACGCCATCTGCCGGCGTTTCTCGCGAAGCTGGACAAGGCCGGGGCGAATAATGCCGCGAAAGGACAATGCCGATGA
- the queC gene encoding 7-cyano-7-deazaguanine synthase QueC encodes MALTASGGPAAVVLLSGGLDSMVSAALARERGYALHALTIDYGQRHRREIEAARGIADELGAVRHVILPLDLRQFGGSALTDDIDVPKNGVGNAIPVTYVPARNLIFLSLTLGWAEALEASDIFIGVNALDYSGYPDCRPEFIDKFTELAELATKAGDEADGGSPFTIHAPLQHMGKADIARETARLGLDPALSWSCYDPSEDGRACGLCDSCRLRKQGFAEAGLIDTTPYVV; translated from the coding sequence ATGGCCTTAACAGCTTCCGGCGGACCGGCTGCAGTGGTGCTGCTTTCAGGTGGTCTCGATTCGATGGTGTCTGCGGCGCTGGCGCGCGAACGGGGCTATGCGCTTCATGCCCTGACCATAGATTATGGCCAGCGCCACCGTCGCGAGATCGAGGCGGCCAGGGGGATCGCAGACGAACTGGGCGCGGTGCGGCATGTTATCCTGCCGCTTGATCTGCGCCAGTTTGGCGGCTCGGCGCTTACCGACGATATCGATGTGCCCAAGAACGGCGTCGGCAATGCTATCCCGGTGACCTATGTTCCTGCGCGCAACCTGATCTTCCTGTCGCTGACGCTGGGCTGGGCCGAGGCGCTGGAGGCAAGTGATATCTTTATCGGAGTCAATGCACTTGATTATTCAGGCTATCCCGATTGTCGCCCCGAATTTATCGACAAGTTTACCGAGCTTGCCGAGCTGGCGACCAAGGCTGGCGATGAGGCCGATGGCGGCAGCCCGTTTACCATCCATGCACCGCTGCAGCATATGGGCAAGGCGGATATTGCGCGTGAGACAGCGCGCCTCGGACTCGATCCAGCGCTGAGCTGGTCATGCTATGATCCCAGCGAGGATGGCCGCGCCTGCGGACTGTGCGACAGCTGCCGCCTGAGGAAACAGGGTTTTGCAGAGGCCGGGCTGATCGATACCACGCCCTATGTCGTCTAG
- the nadB gene encoding L-aspartate oxidase, whose amino-acid sequence MIDQYDVLIIGSGAAGLSAAITLASEYKVLVLAKGDVSGGSTAWAQGGIAAVLEAGDTFASHIEDTMVAGGGLNRRETVEFVVENAPDAINRLIDFGVPFNREADNDLHLTREGGHSHRRIVHVDDATGWAVQEALERAANANTNITILPDMVAIDLIADRHLEQPTGAERVWGAYTLNRRTGRVETVTARATILATGGAGRTYLFSTAPRGATGDGIAMAWRAGARISNMEMMQFHPTCLYNLEVKNFLITEAVRGEGGHLLIPDTGYRFMADFDDRLELAPRDVVARAIDHEIKRLGLDYVHLDISHQPADFVKGHFPTIYDKLMGLGIDITKEPIPVVPAQHYTCGGVLIDLNGRTDLDGLYAAGEVSESGLHGANRLASNSLLECFVFGDAAARDIMAHWDDMPVPPAVRRWDESRVTDSDEEVVVQHNWREIRRFMWDYVGIVRTTKRLERAANRVRLLAEEVEEYYGNFRVTADVIELRNLVDVAGLIVTSALQRRESRGLHYTLDYPGQLPQPHDTILQRS is encoded by the coding sequence ATTATTGACCAATATGATGTCCTGATAATCGGGTCCGGCGCGGCGGGGCTGTCTGCCGCAATAACCCTGGCGAGCGAATACAAGGTGCTGGTACTGGCCAAGGGCGATGTCTCCGGCGGATCGACTGCATGGGCACAGGGTGGCATTGCGGCGGTGCTGGAGGCGGGGGATACATTTGCCAGCCATATCGAGGACACCATGGTTGCCGGTGGAGGGCTCAACCGGCGCGAGACGGTGGAATTCGTCGTCGAAAACGCCCCCGATGCCATCAACCGGCTGATCGACTTTGGCGTTCCTTTCAACCGCGAGGCGGATAATGACCTGCATCTGACACGCGAGGGCGGGCACAGCCATCGCCGCATCGTCCATGTCGATGATGCCACTGGCTGGGCGGTGCAGGAGGCGCTGGAGCGTGCCGCCAATGCCAATACCAATATCACCATATTGCCCGACATGGTGGCGATCGACCTGATTGCCGACCGGCATCTCGAACAGCCGACCGGGGCCGAGCGTGTCTGGGGGGCCTATACCCTCAACCGCCGCACCGGCCGTGTCGAGACGGTGACCGCGCGCGCCACCATATTGGCGACGGGCGGGGCCGGGCGCACCTATCTTTTCTCGACTGCGCCGCGCGGTGCCACCGGCGATGGCATTGCCATGGCATGGCGCGCCGGGGCGCGTATCTCGAACATGGAGATGATGCAATTCCATCCCACCTGCCTGTACAATCTGGAGGTCAAGAATTTCCTGATTACCGAGGCGGTGCGCGGCGAAGGGGGGCATTTGCTGATCCCCGATACCGGCTATCGCTTCATGGCGGATTTTGATGACCGGCTGGAACTGGCACCGCGTGATGTTGTGGCCCGTGCGATCGACCATGAAATCAAGCGACTGGGCCTTGATTATGTCCATCTCGACATCAGTCACCAGCCGGCGGATTTCGTGAAGGGCCATTTCCCGACCATCTATGACAAGCTGATGGGGCTGGGCATCGATATCACCAAAGAACCGATCCCCGTAGTCCCGGCGCAGCATTATACCTGTGGCGGGGTGCTGATAGACCTTAACGGCCGCACCGACCTTGATGGCCTTTATGCCGCTGGCGAGGTCAGCGAATCCGGCCTGCATGGTGCCAACCGGCTGGCATCCAACTCCTTGCTCGAATGCTTTGTCTTCGGTGATGCTGCAGCGCGCGATATCATGGCGCATTGGGACGACATGCCAGTGCCACCTGCGGTGCGCCGCTGGGATGAAAGCCGGGTCACCGATTCCGACGAAGAAGTGGTGGTGCAGCATAACTGGCGCGAGATCCGTCGCTTCATGTGGGACTATGTCGGTATTGTCCGCACCACCAAGAGGCTCGAGCGCGCGGCCAACAGGGTGCGGCTACTGGCCGAGGAGGTGGAGGAATATTATGGCAATTTCCGGGTCACCGCCGATGTTATCGAGCTGAGAAACCTGGTCGATGTTGCCGGACTGATCGTCACCTCGGCGCTGCAACGGCGCGAAAGCCGCGGCCTGCACTATACGCTCGACTATCCCGGCCAGCTGCCACAGCCGCATGACACCATATTGCAGCGGTCCTAG
- a CDS encoding ABC transporter ATP-binding protein, whose product MTPAADTAAQSDAIPAIAINQLSKTYAGDKRTGPKKALDNVSLEVRRGEIFGLLGPNGAGKSTLINILAGLVNKSGGSASIWGFDISDNPRNAKASIGIVPQEIIFDPFFSPKEVLEVQAGLYGVPRAERRTRELLRAVRLEDKADAFARSLSGGMKRRLLVAKAMVHSPPILVLDEPTAGVDIDLRQQLWDYVRSLHAQGVTIVLTTHYLEEAEELCGRIAIINHGKVVALKDTAELIAMAREKNIMLSTASEMASAPQHALFDRAELIDPHTLEISYNKDKTNAGQILGIAREAGLEIVDVTTREADLEDVFLNLTRDSAA is encoded by the coding sequence ATGACACCAGCCGCCGACACCGCTGCCCAAAGCGACGCCATTCCCGCCATCGCCATCAACCAGTTGAGCAAAACCTATGCCGGGGATAAACGCACCGGGCCCAAAAAGGCGCTTGACAATGTCAGCCTGGAGGTGCGGCGCGGCGAGATTTTCGGGCTGCTCGGTCCCAATGGCGCTGGCAAGTCGACGCTGATCAATATCCTCGCCGGGCTGGTCAACAAAAGCGGCGGCTCGGCCAGCATCTGGGGTTTCGACATTAGCGACAATCCGCGCAACGCCAAGGCGAGCATCGGCATTGTGCCGCAGGAAATCATTTTCGATCCGTTTTTCTCCCCCAAGGAAGTGCTGGAGGTGCAGGCTGGTCTATACGGTGTGCCCAGGGCCGAGCGGCGCACCCGGGAGCTGCTGCGGGCGGTGCGGCTGGAGGACAAGGCCGATGCCTTTGCCCGTTCGCTTTCGGGCGGCATGAAGCGGCGATTGCTGGTGGCCAAGGCGATGGTGCATTCGCCGCCGATACTGGTGCTCGACGAGCCGACCGCCGGTGTCGATATCGATCTGCGCCAACAGCTCTGGGACTATGTGCGCTCACTGCATGCCCAGGGCGTGACTATTGTGCTGACCACCCATTATCTCGAAGAGGCCGAAGAGCTGTGTGGCCGCATCGCGATCATCAACCATGGCAAGGTGGTGGCACTGAAGGACACTGCCGAGCTGATCGCCATGGCGCGCGAGAAGAATATCATGCTCAGCACCGCATCCGAAATGGCCAGTGCGCCGCAGCACGCGCTGTTCGACCGCGCCGAGCTGATCGATCCGCATACGCTGGAGATCAGCTACAACAAGGACAAGACCAATGCTGGACAGATACTGGGCATTGCGCGTGAAGCCGGTCTGGAGATTGTCGACGTCACCACCCGTGAGGCGGATCTGGAAGATGTGTTCCTCAATCTGACGCGGGATTCCGCTGCGTGA
- a CDS encoding DUF4402 domain-containing protein: MRPEQQGAGTDRCVIEIGKLTRTAMVSGLAGTVLLASPAQAQNEASSDVEIRRAVTIQNDEAMDFGTIIPGTGNSRIRINPNNGALNIASGNATTAGGTPGPARFSVSGTANLRVRITVEDRRVDLVRDGGTETMRLNRFRLDGGRRRFLDNNGDLDFAVGGQLRVRANQAAGTYRGTFNVSVDYF, encoded by the coding sequence ATGAGACCAGAGCAACAGGGCGCCGGCACTGACCGGTGCGTGATCGAGATCGGCAAGCTGACACGGACCGCAATGGTGTCCGGCCTGGCAGGCACAGTATTGCTGGCCAGCCCGGCCCAGGCGCAGAACGAAGCGTCGAGCGATGTCGAGATTCGCCGCGCCGTCACCATCCAGAATGACGAGGCCATGGATTTCGGCACCATCATCCCGGGCACCGGAAACAGCCGGATCCGCATCAATCCGAATAATGGCGCGCTCAACATCGCCAGCGGCAATGCGACGACGGCAGGTGGCACTCCTGGTCCAGCCAGATTCAGCGTCAGCGGCACGGCAAATCTGCGGGTACGGATCACAGTGGAGGACCGGCGGGTCGATTTGGTGCGCGATGGCGGCACCGAGACCATGCGACTGAACCGCTTCCGGCTCGATGGCGGACGCCGACGGTTTCTCGACAACAATGGCGACCTCGATTTTGCCGTGGGTGGCCAATTGCGGGTGCGCGCCAATCAGGCCGCCGGAACGTATCGCGGCACTTTCAATGTCAGCGTCGATTATTTCTGA
- a CDS encoding DUF4402 domain-containing protein, whose translation MTRKILAGGAWGRSLHNQLIAAALAAASFCATGTAAQAQERADAQAVTLRPLSLVNLSDLEFGSMISGNSTGTVVVNASTDARTVSGGVTAGSSGGAAARFLTFGGPLQFIFVTRGPLPVLTRDGGSETMRVDQLTLNGPTFRFLNEAGVLDLRVGGRLRVGANQTPGTYRGTFEITVTYF comes from the coding sequence ATGACCAGAAAGATTTTGGCAGGCGGGGCGTGGGGACGCAGTCTGCATAACCAGCTTATCGCGGCTGCACTTGCAGCGGCATCATTCTGTGCCACCGGCACTGCCGCGCAGGCGCAGGAGCGCGCCGATGCCCAGGCGGTGACGCTGCGCCCGCTATCGCTGGTCAATCTCAGCGATCTCGAATTTGGCAGCATGATTTCCGGTAACAGCACCGGCACCGTGGTGGTCAATGCCAGCACCGACGCACGCACCGTGAGCGGCGGTGTTACGGCGGGCAGCAGCGGTGGTGCCGCCGCACGTTTTTTGACCTTTGGCGGGCCGTTGCAGTTTATTTTCGTCACCCGCGGGCCTCTTCCGGTGCTGACTCGCGATGGCGGCAGCGAAACCATGCGCGTCGATCAATTGACGCTCAACGGCCCGACTTTCCGCTTTCTCAACGAGGCCGGAGTACTTGATCTCAGGGTTGGTGGGCGGTTACGCGTCGGCGCCAATCAGACACCGGGCACCTATCGCGGCACCTTCGAGATCACCGTCACCTATTTCTGA
- a CDS encoding zinc-finger domain-containing protein, producing the protein MIDAPEIVRVTRTRVSCDGASDIPGGAALGHPRVWLEIDEKGYVDCGYCDRRFVLIGGPADGDSGEDGS; encoded by the coding sequence ATGATTGACGCACCCGAAATTGTCCGTGTGACCCGGACGCGCGTTTCCTGCGATGGCGCCAGCGATATCCCCGGCGGTGCGGCACTTGGCCATCCGCGCGTGTGGCTGGAAATCGATGAAAAGGGCTATGTCGATTGCGGCTATTGCGACCGGCGATTCGTGCTGATCGGCGGCCCGGCCGATGGCGACAGCGGCGAAGACGGTAGCTAA
- the tldD gene encoding metalloprotease TldD, with the protein MTVPTNPIDHIFTDGALDAERARQLTHQALASCDDGELYLQHAATESFVFDDGRLKMADYSTDRGFGLRGVSGEMTGFAHSNDVSEAGIRRAAETLKLLDAGTQMAAPPHTSNRHHYTDANPLNAVPFADKVALLETIDAAARARDPRVAQVSASLSASWSVISIIRPDGFQAVDVRPLVRLNVGIIAESNGRRETGNFGFGGRYLYDRLFEESAWNRAIDESLAQALVNLESVDAPAGEMTVLLGPGWPGVLLHEAVGHGLEGDFNRKGTSTFSGRIGEQVAAKGVTVVDDGSITDRRGSLSIDDEGTPTQENVLIEDGILKGYMQDRLNARLMGVAPTGNGRRESYGHAPMPRMTNTFMRAGNDDPEELLSRVRNGIFAKSFGGGQVDIVSGKFVFSCTEAYKVENGKLGAPIKGATLIGDGPTVMQRVIGIGNDMELDEGVGICGKAGQSVPAGVGQPTLLVDGITVGGTAA; encoded by the coding sequence ATGACCGTTCCAACCAACCCCATCGACCATATTTTCACCGATGGCGCGCTCGACGCCGAACGCGCCCGGCAGTTGACACATCAGGCGCTGGCGTCCTGCGACGACGGTGAACTCTATCTGCAACATGCCGCGACCGAGAGTTTCGTCTTTGACGATGGCCGCCTTAAAATGGCGGATTATTCCACCGATCGCGGCTTTGGTCTGCGCGGCGTCTCGGGCGAGATGACCGGTTTTGCCCATAGCAATGATGTCAGCGAGGCAGGCATACGCCGCGCCGCCGAAACGCTGAAACTGCTCGATGCCGGAACGCAGATGGCGGCACCGCCGCATACCAGCAATCGCCACCATTATACCGATGCCAACCCGCTCAACGCCGTGCCCTTTGCTGACAAGGTGGCGCTGCTGGAAACGATCGACGCTGCCGCCCGCGCCCGCGATCCGCGTGTCGCGCAGGTTTCGGCCAGCCTGTCGGCGAGCTGGTCGGTCATCTCGATCATACGCCCTGACGGTTTCCAGGCGGTCGATGTCCGGCCTTTGGTACGCCTCAATGTCGGCATTATCGCCGAGAGCAATGGCCGCCGCGAAACCGGCAATTTCGGCTTTGGCGGGCGCTATCTCTATGACCGGCTGTTCGAGGAAAGCGCGTGGAACCGCGCCATCGATGAATCGCTGGCCCAGGCGCTGGTCAATCTCGAAAGCGTCGATGCCCCGGCGGGCGAAATGACGGTATTGCTCGGCCCCGGCTGGCCCGGTGTGCTGCTGCATGAGGCGGTGGGCCATGGGTTGGAAGGTGATTTCAACCGCAAGGGCACCAGCACCTTTTCCGGCCGCATCGGCGAGCAGGTCGCAGCGAAAGGCGTCACCGTGGTCGATGATGGCAGCATCACCGACCGGCGCGGCTCACTGTCGATCGATGATGAAGGCACACCAACACAGGAAAATGTGCTGATCGAGGATGGCATACTCAAAGGCTATATGCAGGACCGGCTGAATGCGCGGCTGATGGGCGTTGCCCCCACCGGCAATGGACGACGCGAAAGCTATGGCCATGCGCCGATGCCGCGCATGACCAACACCTTTATGCGCGCCGGCAATGATGACCCCGAGGAACTGCTCTCACGGGTCAGGAACGGCATCTTCGCCAAGAGTTTTGGCGGCGGTCAGGTCGATATCGTTTCGGGCAAGTTCGTCTTCTCCTGCACCGAAGCCTATAAGGTGGAGAACGGCAAGCTCGGCGCACCGATCAAGGGCGCGACGCTGATCGGCGATGGCCCGACGGTGATGCAGCGCGTCATTGGCATCGGCAACGATATGGAACTCGACGAAGGCGTCGGCATTTGCGGCAAGGCGGGCCAGTCGGTCCCCGCCGGGGTCGGCCAGCCGACATTGCTGGTCGATGGCATTACCGTCGGAGGCACTGCGGCTTGA
- a CDS encoding DUF924 family protein yields the protein MNPNIASDIHCFWFDEVGKDNWFGGGDDLDTTTRARFAEHWQALRAQAAPAFLGDDKSALAGCLLFDQFPRNMFRGTADAFATDPLSLAIAQGAVKDGLLSKLSDDEKQFVLMPFMHSEELAVQDRCVELFATHGLDYNLEFARDHREAIVRFGRFPSRNAALGRDTTEAEKAWLDAGGGWG from the coding sequence TTGAACCCCAATATTGCCAGCGACATCCACTGCTTCTGGTTTGATGAGGTTGGCAAGGACAATTGGTTTGGTGGTGGCGATGATCTTGACACCACGACCAGGGCACGATTTGCAGAGCATTGGCAAGCGCTTCGGGCCCAAGCCGCACCGGCATTTCTCGGCGATGACAAAAGCGCGCTGGCTGGCTGCCTGTTGTTCGACCAGTTTCCGCGCAACATGTTTCGCGGCACCGCTGATGCTTTTGCTACCGACCCGCTGTCTCTGGCTATTGCACAGGGCGCTGTCAAAGACGGGTTGCTCTCCAAACTGAGCGATGATGAAAAACAGTTTGTGCTGATGCCCTTCATGCACAGCGAAGAGCTGGCGGTGCAGGATCGCTGCGTCGAGCTGTTTGCCACCCATGGTCTTGACTATAACCTGGAATTTGCCCGCGATCATCGCGAAGCTATTGTCCGCTTTGGCCGTTTCCCCAGCCGCAATGCCGCTCTGGGCCGAGATACAACCGAAGCAGAAAAGGCATGGCTTGATGCTGGAGGTGGCTGGGGATGA
- a CDS encoding patatin-like phospholipase family protein has product MKITLALGGGAGLGWAHIGVIHALEEQGITISAIAGTSIGAIVGSCYAAGKLEALEEVARSTSIVGMLRYIDPHWKRGGIIGGKQIERRLIEHLGEPDFADLSIPVATVSADLITGKTVIMREGPVLPAVRASMSLPGIFPPVERDGMVLVDGGACMPVPVRPARDLAPDLPCVAVSLQSDYVRRAEAAGIGDESSRKPGSVAVVKASVGLSLANLARYSLERDPPDLLLPLSVGHIDIQDFTKADELIAIGHDEAQNILEKLPLAT; this is encoded by the coding sequence ATGAAGATCACTCTGGCGTTGGGCGGCGGCGCCGGGCTCGGCTGGGCCCATATCGGCGTCATCCATGCGCTTGAAGAACAGGGCATTACCATCAGCGCCATTGCCGGCACCTCTATCGGCGCAATTGTCGGTAGCTGCTATGCCGCAGGCAAGCTGGAAGCGCTGGAGGAAGTGGCGCGCTCGACCAGCATTGTCGGCATGTTGCGCTATATCGACCCGCATTGGAAGCGCGGCGGCATTATTGGCGGCAAGCAGATTGAGCGCCGCCTGATCGAGCATCTGGGCGAGCCCGATTTTGCTGATCTGTCCATCCCGGTGGCCACGGTCAGTGCCGATCTGATTACCGGCAAAACCGTGATCATGCGCGAAGGCCCGGTGCTGCCCGCCGTGCGCGCCTCCATGTCGTTGCCGGGTATCTTCCCGCCGGTCGAGCGTGATGGCATGGTGCTGGTCGATGGCGGGGCCTGTATGCCGGTGCCGGTACGTCCGGCGCGTGACTTGGCGCCAGACCTTCCCTGTGTCGCGGTCAGCCTGCAAAGCGATTATGTCCGCCGCGCCGAGGCTGCGGGCATTGGCGATGAGAGCAGCCGCAAGCCGGGCAGCGTCGCCGTGGTCAAGGCATCGGTCGGCCTGTCGCTGGCCAATCTGGCGCGCTATTCGCTCGAGCGCGATCCGCCCGACCTGTTACTGCCGCTCAGCGTTGGCCATATCGATATCCAGGACTTCACCAAGGCGGACGAATTGATCGCTATCGGCCATGATGAGGCACAGAATATTCTCGAAAAACTGCCATTGGCGACATAA